A window of the Paraburkholderia sp. ZP32-5 genome harbors these coding sequences:
- a CDS encoding porin, with translation MKLRIAAALVLSSISTMVCAQSSVTLYGIVDTGIEYVSHANAAGDSVVRMPGITGEFPSRWGIRGTEGLGGGVSAIFALESGFNLRNGSLNQGGRLFGRQAWVGLNTAYGALTFGRQYTMTFWALSDADLFGPDIYGGTASFDQYLPSSRSDNTIAYKGSYGGFTLGATWSFGRDATGTGNSPGQGTCAGPTAGNGPTCREWSAMLRYDRNGYGVAAAYDQQHGGPGALANLYDGTPSFDFSNPNDTDVRMQLNGYGHVGNLKLGGGWIGRRVDTVSPATPNVHSDQFYLTASYPVTPAFIVDSGVYRIVNSRDDARGTIAALRTTYLLSKRTAVYLQGAYLWNSDKAAYTVSQGGGGTTPAPGAGQLGLMAGLRHSF, from the coding sequence ATGAAACTTCGGATTGCAGCAGCATTGGTGTTGTCGAGCATCAGCACGATGGTGTGCGCGCAGAGCAGCGTGACGCTCTATGGCATCGTCGATACCGGCATCGAATATGTGTCGCATGCGAATGCGGCGGGCGATAGCGTCGTGCGCATGCCGGGCATCACCGGCGAATTCCCGTCGCGCTGGGGCATACGCGGCACGGAAGGATTGGGCGGCGGCGTGTCGGCGATCTTCGCGCTCGAAAGCGGCTTCAACCTGCGCAACGGTTCGCTGAATCAGGGCGGCCGATTGTTCGGCCGCCAGGCATGGGTCGGCCTGAATACGGCGTATGGTGCGCTGACTTTTGGGCGCCAGTACACGATGACGTTCTGGGCGTTGTCGGATGCCGATCTGTTCGGCCCCGATATCTACGGCGGAACCGCGTCGTTCGATCAATACCTGCCGAGTTCGCGCAGCGACAACACGATCGCGTACAAGGGCAGCTACGGCGGCTTTACGTTGGGCGCGACGTGGTCGTTCGGGCGCGACGCGACCGGCACCGGCAATTCGCCGGGACAGGGCACGTGCGCGGGTCCGACGGCAGGAAATGGACCCACCTGTCGCGAGTGGTCGGCGATGCTGCGCTATGACCGCAACGGCTATGGCGTCGCGGCGGCCTACGATCAGCAGCACGGCGGCCCAGGCGCGCTGGCCAATCTGTACGACGGCACGCCTTCGTTCGACTTCTCGAACCCGAACGACACGGACGTGCGCATGCAATTGAACGGCTATGGTCACGTCGGCAACCTGAAGCTCGGCGGCGGCTGGATCGGCCGACGTGTCGACACCGTCTCGCCGGCCACGCCGAATGTGCATTCCGATCAGTTTTATCTGACGGCCTCATATCCGGTGACGCCGGCGTTTATCGTCGATAGCGGCGTGTATCGCATCGTCAATAGCCGCGACGACGCGCGCGGCACGATTGCCGCGCTACGCACCACGTATCTGCTGTCCAAGCGTACCGCCGTGTATCTGCAGGGTGCGTATCTGTGGAATAGCGACAAGGCCGCCTATACGGTCAGTCAGGGTGGCGGCGGCACGACGCCGGCGCCGGGAGCGGGGCAGCTCGGTTTGATGGCGGGGCTGCGGCATAGCTTCTGA
- a CDS encoding cupin domain-containing protein, whose protein sequence is MSNDTRDARARVVKVRPEHEMATMQRLPYFVGISASTAGTTGLSMYMVVVPPGGHAEPHYHADYETAIYQLEGRIETRYGPGLRESIITEAGDFLFIAPGVPHQPFNLDATHAARAIVARNHADEHERVVPYDPSEDD, encoded by the coding sequence ATGTCCAACGATACGCGCGACGCGCGAGCACGCGTCGTCAAGGTACGCCCCGAGCACGAAATGGCGACGATGCAGCGGCTGCCCTACTTCGTCGGTATTTCGGCGAGCACCGCGGGCACTACGGGCCTGTCGATGTATATGGTCGTCGTGCCGCCGGGCGGCCATGCGGAGCCGCACTATCACGCCGACTACGAAACCGCGATCTATCAGCTCGAAGGCAGGATCGAAACGCGCTACGGGCCGGGTTTGCGCGAGTCGATCATCACCGAAGCGGGCGACTTTCTGTTCATTGCGCCGGGCGTTCCGCATCAGCCGTTCAATCTCGACGCTACCCACGCCGCGCGCGCGATCGTCGCGCGCAACCATGCGGACGAACATGAACGCGTGGTGCCGTACGATCCGTCAGAGGATGACTGA
- a CDS encoding DUF899 family protein, with translation MTDAHVSTQILKPARELADMPSRFPGESAEYRRARNELLAAEIELRRQIERVAEQRRALPPGGIVPEDYRFDGEAGPVTLSQMFGSHDTLITYNWMFGPQRARSCPMCASLLSAWDGEMPDILQRVAFAVIGRAPIDKLVAFKQERGWRHLRIYSSGGNTFNRDYAGEDPAGDDNPAFNVFTRSGGVIRHFWAEEMGPSTADPGQDPRGAPDLMPLWTILDTTPGGRGTDWYPRLEY, from the coding sequence ATGACTGACGCACACGTATCGACGCAAATCCTGAAACCGGCCCGCGAACTGGCCGACATGCCGTCGCGTTTTCCTGGCGAGAGCGCCGAATACCGGCGCGCGCGCAACGAATTGCTCGCGGCGGAAATCGAATTGCGCCGCCAGATCGAACGGGTCGCCGAGCAGCGCCGCGCGCTGCCGCCGGGTGGCATCGTGCCCGAGGATTACCGCTTCGACGGTGAAGCGGGGCCGGTCACGCTATCGCAGATGTTCGGCAGCCACGACACGCTGATCACGTACAACTGGATGTTCGGTCCGCAACGCGCGCGGTCGTGCCCGATGTGCGCGTCGCTGCTGAGTGCCTGGGATGGCGAAATGCCCGACATCCTGCAACGTGTCGCGTTCGCGGTGATTGGCCGCGCGCCGATCGACAAACTGGTCGCGTTCAAACAGGAGCGCGGCTGGCGGCATCTGCGGATTTATTCGTCGGGCGGCAACACGTTCAATCGCGACTATGCGGGCGAAGATCCGGCCGGCGATGACAATCCCGCGTTCAACGTCTTCACGCGTTCGGGCGGCGTGATCCGGCACTTCTGGGCGGAGGAGATGGGACCGTCGACCGCGGACCCTGGGCAGGATCCGCGCGGCGCGCCTGATTTGATGCCGTTATGGACGATTCTGGATACGACGCCGGGTGGGCGTGGGACTGATTGGTATCCGAGGCTGGAGTATTGA
- a CDS encoding aspartate aminotransferase family protein: protein MSYNEAIACTQTLEKATHEPTGSQTRQSSSRSTAEYRALDAAHHLHPFSDMGALNRSGSRVIVKAQDVYLWDSDGNKIIDGMAGLWCVNVGYGREELADAAYRQMRELPYYNTFFKTTHPPVIELSALLAELAPEPFNHFFYCNSGSEGNDTVLRIVHQYWATQRQPAKKVVIARNNAYHGSTIAGGTLGGMAYMHEQMPSKVENIVHIDQPYFFGEAAADQTPEEFALARARQLEAKILELGANNVAAFIGEPFQGAGGVIFPAASYWPEIQRICRKYDVLLVADEVIGGFGRTGEWFAHQHFGFEPDLITLAKGLTSGYVPMGAVGLHDRIARALIDNGDFNHGLTYSGHPVAAAVALANLKLLRDEKIVERVKTDTGPYFQSKLRDTFADHPIVGEISGAGLVAGLQLAEEPRMRKRFANGGEVGSVCRDFCFNGNLIMRASGDRMLLSPPLVVSRPEIDEIVSKAKVAIDATARAFGKL from the coding sequence ATGAGCTACAACGAAGCAATCGCGTGCACGCAAACGCTCGAAAAAGCCACGCATGAACCCACAGGCTCGCAAACGCGGCAAAGCTCCTCGCGCAGCACCGCCGAATACCGCGCACTCGATGCCGCGCATCATCTTCATCCGTTCTCGGATATGGGCGCGCTCAATCGCAGCGGCAGCCGCGTGATCGTGAAAGCACAGGACGTGTATCTATGGGATTCGGACGGCAACAAGATCATCGACGGCATGGCCGGGCTGTGGTGCGTGAATGTCGGCTATGGCCGCGAGGAACTGGCCGATGCCGCGTATCGGCAGATGCGCGAACTGCCGTACTACAACACGTTCTTCAAGACCACGCATCCGCCGGTGATCGAACTATCGGCGCTGCTCGCGGAGCTGGCGCCCGAACCGTTCAATCACTTCTTCTACTGCAATAGCGGCTCGGAAGGCAACGACACGGTGCTGCGCATCGTCCATCAATACTGGGCAACGCAGCGCCAGCCTGCGAAGAAGGTCGTGATTGCGCGCAACAACGCTTATCACGGTTCGACGATTGCAGGCGGCACGCTCGGCGGCATGGCCTATATGCACGAGCAGATGCCGTCGAAAGTCGAGAACATCGTCCATATCGATCAGCCGTATTTCTTCGGCGAGGCCGCTGCCGATCAAACGCCGGAAGAATTCGCGCTGGCCCGCGCGCGTCAGCTCGAAGCGAAGATCCTCGAACTCGGCGCGAACAACGTCGCCGCGTTTATCGGTGAGCCTTTCCAGGGAGCAGGCGGCGTGATCTTTCCGGCCGCTAGCTACTGGCCCGAGATTCAGCGCATCTGTCGCAAATACGATGTGCTGCTCGTCGCCGACGAAGTGATCGGCGGCTTCGGCCGTACCGGCGAATGGTTCGCGCATCAGCATTTCGGCTTCGAACCCGACCTGATCACGCTTGCGAAGGGGCTAACCAGCGGTTATGTGCCGATGGGCGCCGTGGGTCTGCATGATCGCATCGCCCGCGCGCTGATCGACAACGGCGACTTCAACCATGGGCTCACCTACTCCGGACATCCTGTCGCGGCCGCTGTCGCGCTCGCGAATCTGAAGCTGCTGCGCGACGAGAAGATCGTCGAGCGCGTGAAAACGGATACGGGTCCGTACTTTCAGAGCAAGCTGCGCGATACGTTCGCCGATCATCCGATCGTCGGTGAAATTAGCGGCGCTGGGCTTGTTGCTGGTCTGCAACTTGCCGAGGAGCCACGCATGCGCAAGCGTTTCGCGAATGGCGGCGAAGTCGGCAGCGTATGCCGCGATTTCTGCTTCAACGGCAATCTGATCATGCGCGCGAGCGGCGATCGGATGCTGTTGTCGCCGCCGCTCGTGGTCAGCCGGCCGGAAATCGACGAGATCGTGTCGAAGGCCAAGGTGGCGATCGACGCGACCGCGCGAGCATTTGGCAAGCTGTAA
- a CDS encoding peroxidase-related enzyme yields MTPLQPISRYPVPEPAEWPADISARILEVQEKAGFVPNVFLTLAHRPDEFRAFFAYHDALMLKEGGLTKGEREMIVVATSAVNDCLYCVVAHGAILRIYEKAPLLADQVAVNHRKADITERQKAMLDFALKVCRASGTVGEEDFQTLRGHGFTDEDIWDIAAITAFFGLSNRMANVISMRPNDEFYLMGRVPKAVADAPKK; encoded by the coding sequence ATGACCCCCCTTCAGCCGATCAGCCGTTACCCGGTGCCGGAGCCCGCCGAGTGGCCCGCGGACATCAGCGCCCGTATCCTCGAAGTGCAGGAAAAAGCGGGTTTCGTACCGAACGTGTTTCTGACGCTCGCGCATCGGCCCGACGAATTCCGCGCGTTTTTCGCCTATCACGATGCGTTGATGTTGAAGGAAGGCGGCCTGACCAAAGGCGAGCGCGAGATGATCGTGGTCGCGACGAGCGCGGTCAACGATTGCCTGTATTGCGTGGTGGCCCACGGCGCGATTCTGCGCATCTACGAGAAGGCGCCACTGCTTGCCGATCAGGTCGCGGTCAACCATCGCAAGGCCGATATCACCGAGCGTCAGAAAGCGATGCTCGATTTCGCGCTGAAGGTGTGCCGCGCGTCCGGCACCGTCGGCGAAGAAGATTTCCAGACGCTGCGCGGCCATGGCTTCACGGATGAAGACATCTGGGACATCGCGGCAATCACCGCGTTTTTCGGTCTGTCGAACCGGATGGCCAATGTGATCTCGATGCGTCCGAACGACGAGTTCTACCTGATGGGACGCGTGCCGAAAGCCGTCGCGGATGCGCCGAAAAAATAG
- a CDS encoding LysR substrate-binding domain-containing protein, translated as MPLRLPPLPALRFFEAAGRHQSFKLAAAELNVTPSAISHGIVGLEAALGVELFVREPRGISLTAVGADYLSYVAEAFSLIAIGTQRLPNHRADRPIALSCAPTFASRWLLPRLAAFRARWPNVHVSVDTSHRQVGFPVDGFDFAVRMSRAPVAGTAWTRLFGERLVPVCSPAYLDTLRDERGEISLRHATLIHVNAASEDWRAWLDATGTEGIDAAAGGLRVDTIQLAFEAASMGLGVALGRQPLVDSDLASGTLVAAHTAAIESSTAYWLVSAENAESAIRRPELAAFKHWLADEAAQFDAPPSADS; from the coding sequence ATGCCGCTTCGTCTGCCACCTTTGCCCGCGCTGCGTTTTTTCGAAGCGGCCGGCAGGCATCAGAGTTTCAAGCTCGCGGCCGCCGAGCTGAATGTCACGCCGAGCGCGATCAGCCATGGCATCGTCGGTCTCGAAGCGGCGCTCGGCGTCGAACTGTTCGTGCGCGAGCCGCGCGGCATCTCGCTGACCGCGGTCGGCGCCGATTATCTGTCGTATGTCGCCGAAGCTTTTTCGCTGATCGCGATCGGCACGCAACGTCTGCCGAATCATCGCGCCGATCGTCCGATCGCGCTCAGTTGCGCGCCGACCTTCGCGTCGCGCTGGCTGCTGCCGCGTCTCGCCGCGTTTCGCGCGCGCTGGCCGAACGTCCATGTCAGCGTGGACACGTCGCATCGGCAAGTGGGCTTCCCGGTCGATGGCTTCGATTTCGCGGTGCGCATGAGCCGCGCACCGGTCGCCGGCACCGCGTGGACGCGTCTGTTCGGCGAGCGGCTGGTGCCGGTATGCAGCCCCGCCTATCTGGACACATTGCGCGACGAACGCGGCGAAATCAGCCTGCGACACGCGACGCTGATTCACGTGAACGCCGCGAGCGAGGACTGGCGGGCATGGCTCGACGCGACCGGCACCGAGGGCATCGACGCGGCGGCCGGCGGCCTGCGCGTCGACACGATCCAGCTGGCGTTCGAAGCGGCCAGCATGGGCTTGGGTGTCGCGCTCGGTCGCCAGCCGCTGGTCGACAGCGATCTCGCGAGCGGCACGCTGGTCGCCGCGCATACGGCCGCGATCGAATCGAGCACCGCCTACTGGCTGGTCAGCGCCGAGAACGCGGAAAGCGCGATCCGGCGGCCCGAACTGGCCGCCTTCAAGCACTGGCTGGCCGACGAGGCGGCGCAATTCGACGCGCCGCCATCGGCCGACAGCTAG
- a CDS encoding glutamine synthetase family protein, with protein MHDIDEFLKKHHVTEIEAIIPDMAGIARGKIIPRSKFESGESMRLPQAVMVQTVTGEYPEGGSLTGVTDPDMVCVPDASTIRMIPWAVDPTAQVIHDCVHFDGTPVEISPRCVLRRVLDLYKARGWKPVIAPELEFYLVDMNRDPDLPLQPPIGRTGRAETGRQAYSIEAVNEFDPLFEDIYEYCDVQELEVDTLIHEVGAAQMEINFMHGDPLKLADSVFLFKRTVREAALRHKMYATFMAKPMEGEPGSAMHMHQSLVDAETGRNLFTAADGEPTALFTSYIGGLQKYTPALMPIFAPYINSYRRLSRFMAAPINVAWGYDNRTVGFRVPHSGPAARRVENRIPGVDCNPYLAIAGTLAAGYLGITQRLAATEPLASDGYALPYQLPRNLEDGLTLMNACEPLAEVLGDKFVKAYLALKETEYEAFFRVISSWERRHLLLHV; from the coding sequence ATGCATGACATCGATGAATTCCTTAAGAAGCACCACGTCACCGAAATCGAAGCGATCATTCCGGACATGGCCGGCATCGCGCGCGGCAAGATCATTCCGCGCAGCAAGTTCGAATCCGGCGAGTCGATGCGTCTGCCGCAAGCGGTGATGGTGCAGACCGTGACCGGCGAGTATCCGGAAGGCGGCTCGCTCACCGGCGTGACCGACCCCGACATGGTGTGCGTGCCCGACGCGAGCACGATCCGGATGATCCCGTGGGCGGTCGATCCCACCGCGCAGGTGATTCACGATTGCGTTCATTTCGATGGCACGCCGGTCGAAATCTCGCCACGCTGCGTACTGCGCCGCGTGCTCGATCTTTATAAAGCGCGCGGCTGGAAGCCGGTGATCGCGCCGGAACTCGAGTTCTATCTGGTCGATATGAATCGCGACCCCGACCTGCCACTGCAGCCGCCAATCGGCCGTACCGGTCGCGCGGAAACGGGACGCCAGGCGTATTCGATCGAAGCGGTCAACGAATTCGATCCGCTGTTCGAAGACATCTACGAGTACTGCGACGTGCAGGAGCTCGAAGTCGATACGCTGATTCACGAAGTCGGCGCCGCGCAGATGGAAATCAACTTCATGCACGGCGATCCGTTGAAACTGGCGGACAGTGTGTTTCTGTTCAAGCGCACGGTGCGCGAAGCGGCATTGCGCCACAAGATGTACGCGACGTTCATGGCGAAGCCGATGGAAGGCGAACCCGGTTCGGCGATGCATATGCACCAGAGTCTCGTCGACGCGGAAACCGGCCGCAATCTGTTCACAGCCGCCGACGGCGAGCCGACCGCGCTGTTTACCAGCTATATCGGCGGTTTGCAGAAATACACGCCCGCGCTGATGCCGATCTTCGCGCCGTATATCAATTCATACCGGCGGCTGTCGCGCTTTATGGCCGCGCCGATCAATGTCGCGTGGGGTTACGACAATCGCACGGTGGGCTTCCGGGTTCCGCATTCGGGGCCGGCCGCACGCCGTGTCGAGAATCGCATTCCGGGGGTGGACTGCAATCCTTATCTGGCGATAGCCGGGACGCTGGCCGCCGGCTATCTGGGTATCACACAGCGGCTCGCCGCGACCGAACCGCTCGCCAGCGACGGCTACGCACTGCCCTATCAGTTGCCACGCAATCTCGAAGACGGCCTCACGTTGATGAACGCGTGCGAGCCGCTCGCCGAAGTGCTCGGCGACAAATTCGTGAAAGCCTATCTCGCGTTGAAAGAGACCGAATACGAGGCGTTCTTCCGCGTGATCAGCTCGTGGGAACGCCGCCATTTGCTGCTGCACGTGTGA
- a CDS encoding DUF2278 family protein, whose amino-acid sequence MNEYCMFKGKLLRAAPFKDSYVGSPHYVITICAADNVPFNLVVNSASTEPGEDGNDDVYFYADLNFTDPLTAKLEALDPGLYTSGFPRLDYWQDSSLLDIHRMRPVPYEDENGQRADVNDIIDEILTIDESQPSQSLPFDNGSGQLRNRDYWTPTTAGIIVYGFGFLFLPKKDGLHETHMNQGNPPGKHYKENGAFQDGAVIVQRPDGFAAMFTAFQTQQLPTNAKGNPTPNARPLPDFIRQG is encoded by the coding sequence ATGAACGAATACTGCATGTTCAAGGGCAAGCTTCTGCGCGCGGCGCCGTTCAAGGATTCGTATGTGGGCAGCCCGCACTACGTGATCACGATCTGCGCGGCGGACAACGTGCCATTCAACCTCGTCGTGAATTCCGCTTCGACGGAACCAGGAGAAGACGGCAACGACGACGTGTATTTCTATGCCGATCTGAACTTCACCGACCCGTTGACCGCGAAGCTCGAGGCGCTCGATCCCGGCCTCTACACGAGCGGCTTTCCGCGGCTCGACTACTGGCAGGACAGCAGCCTGCTCGACATCCACCGGATGCGTCCGGTGCCGTATGAAGATGAAAACGGCCAGCGCGCGGACGTCAACGACATCATCGACGAAATCCTGACCATCGATGAAAGCCAGCCGTCACAGAGCCTGCCGTTCGACAATGGCAGCGGCCAGTTGCGCAACCGCGATTACTGGACGCCGACAACGGCCGGAATCATCGTGTACGGCTTCGGCTTTCTGTTCCTGCCGAAAAAAGACGGGCTTCACGAGACCCATATGAATCAAGGCAATCCGCCGGGCAAGCACTACAAGGAAAACGGCGCGTTCCAGGACGGCGCGGTGATCGTGCAGCGCCCCGATGGCTTCGCCGCGATGTTCACCGCGTTTCAGACGCAGCAGCTTCCGACCAATGCGAAAGGCAATCCGACTCCGAACGCGCGTCCGTTGCCGGATTTCATTCGGCAAGGTTGA
- a CDS encoding rhodanese-like domain-containing protein gives MWHFPVAIPPTLGVWAVFMSVLVTQLGLPVPAAPMLILAGTMAEMGQTSYASVIGAAVGATLLADTLWFFTGRAYGRRLLNALVRFSLSLDTAVGIARNTYERYGAPILTIAKFLPGLGLVSAPLLGTTAIGIGVFLWWDLVGATLWASAWIIGGGALHDQIVQLMLLVRHNGGTIFDTFAAIFAAVLLYRWLRRLQFRRWLAHVRISPDQLDEMMKSNEPPLILDARPATVRDKESHRIAGARPLDLESPDPIHPAYLKRPIVVYCVCPNEATAKHIVKQLHRKNIHHVRALKGGLDAWEKRGYPVEPLPPDFNTAMAHLLEDQGNEGEYTVRARLAE, from the coding sequence GTGTGGCATTTCCCGGTTGCTATTCCACCTACCCTCGGCGTATGGGCCGTCTTCATGAGCGTGCTGGTTACGCAACTCGGCCTGCCGGTACCGGCCGCGCCGATGCTGATTCTCGCGGGAACCATGGCCGAGATGGGACAAACCTCGTATGCCAGCGTGATCGGCGCGGCGGTCGGCGCGACACTGCTCGCTGATACGCTATGGTTTTTCACCGGCCGCGCGTATGGCCGCCGTCTGTTGAATGCTTTGGTGCGCTTCTCGCTGTCGCTCGATACAGCCGTAGGCATCGCGCGCAATACCTATGAACGCTATGGCGCGCCGATTCTGACGATCGCGAAGTTTCTGCCGGGGCTCGGGCTCGTTTCCGCGCCGCTGCTCGGCACGACGGCCATCGGTATCGGCGTATTCCTGTGGTGGGATCTGGTCGGCGCGACGCTGTGGGCGAGCGCATGGATCATCGGCGGTGGCGCGCTGCACGATCAGATCGTGCAATTGATGCTGCTCGTGCGGCACAACGGCGGCACGATCTTCGATACGTTCGCGGCAATCTTCGCGGCGGTGCTGCTTTATCGCTGGCTGCGCCGTTTGCAGTTTCGCCGCTGGCTCGCGCATGTGCGCATTTCGCCCGACCAGCTCGACGAGATGATGAAGTCGAACGAACCGCCGCTGATTCTCGATGCGCGTCCCGCCACCGTGCGCGACAAGGAATCGCATCGTATTGCCGGCGCGCGGCCGCTCGATCTCGAGTCTCCCGATCCGATTCATCCGGCGTATCTGAAGCGGCCGATCGTCGTCTATTGCGTGTGCCCGAACGAAGCAACCGCCAAGCATATCGTCAAACAATTGCATCGCAAGAACATCCATCATGTGCGCGCGCTGAAGGGCGGCCTCGATGCATGGGAAAAGCGCGGTTATCCGGTCGAGCCGCTGCCGCCCGACTTCAATACGGCGATGGCGCATTTGCTCGAAGACCAGGGCAACGAAGGCGAATACACGGTGCGCGCGCGGCTCGCGGAATAA
- a CDS encoding gamma-glutamyl-gamma-aminobutyrate hydrolase family protein: protein MRDKPLVAISADRTLIGPHPVHAVGEKYIAAIVDGAQALAMLLPALGERQRIDHVLAEVDGLLFTGSYTNVEPQHYDGVPSATGTPHDAARDATTLPLLRAAIDRGIPVLAICRGLQEMNVAFGGSLHQSIHAVAGLNDHRENKDDPLDTQYAASHTITLTAGGLLQRIAGGASEARVNSLHGQGIDRLGARLTVEATATDGLIEAISVRDARAFALGVQWHPEWKHADDALSSAIFRAFGDACRQRMLARNAHDTHNTRHATETPCTRESFADQNSENNHA from the coding sequence ATGCGAGACAAACCACTCGTGGCAATCAGTGCCGACAGAACCCTGATCGGTCCGCATCCGGTCCATGCGGTCGGCGAGAAATACATCGCCGCGATCGTCGATGGCGCTCAGGCTCTCGCGATGCTGCTGCCGGCACTCGGCGAACGTCAGCGCATCGATCACGTTCTCGCTGAGGTCGATGGCCTGCTGTTCACCGGCAGCTATACGAACGTCGAACCCCAGCACTATGACGGTGTTCCCAGCGCGACGGGAACACCGCACGACGCCGCGCGCGATGCGACTACGTTGCCGCTGCTGCGCGCAGCGATCGACCGGGGTATCCCAGTGCTTGCGATCTGCCGCGGCTTGCAGGAGATGAACGTCGCGTTCGGCGGCAGCCTGCATCAAAGCATTCATGCGGTGGCGGGACTGAACGACCATCGCGAGAACAAGGACGATCCACTGGACACGCAATACGCCGCGTCGCACACGATCACATTGACGGCAGGCGGTCTATTGCAACGCATCGCGGGCGGGGCGAGCGAAGCGCGTGTGAATTCGCTGCATGGCCAGGGCATCGATCGGCTCGGCGCAAGGCTCACGGTTGAAGCCACCGCGACAGACGGTCTGATCGAAGCCATCAGCGTGCGCGACGCGCGTGCTTTCGCGCTCGGCGTGCAATGGCACCCGGAATGGAAGCATGCCGACGACGCGTTATCGAGCGCGATATTCCGCGCATTCGGCGACGCCTGCCGCCAGCGCATGCTCGCGCGCAACGCTCACGACACTCACAACACTCGTCACGCGACAGAAACGCCATGCACACGCGAGTCATTCGCGGATCAAAACAGCGAGAACAATCATGCATGA
- a CDS encoding MFS transporter, with translation MSTASSKRYAPALNPTTTTLVIIAGALVLSAAMGIRQTFGLFIGPFSFDRGVPVTQIAFAIALHNLVWGFAQPFAGAAADRYGSAPVVAFGATTFAAGLGIAAVAPGGALLIVGMGLLVGIGVSCTTFGVVLPAVGRIASPEKRSVAMGLVSAGGSVGQVLMVPLVQVVRLHGGIATSLVVLAFVMLLVAPLGIVLDRRNPARAAGQLQDSTEEKAVPLREVLAQATRHRGYLLLTLGFFTCGFQLAFIATHLPEYLTLCHMPLGLGATALALIGLFNMAGSWACGWLGGRYRQHHVLGWLYVVRSVTIGAFFLLPKSPTSVVIFAAVMGLTWLGTVPLTSGLVAKVFGTRHLGTLFGICFLSHQIGSFLGAWLGGLVFDLTGSYALLWDATVIAGLMAAMLHFPINDTAVRTGAPHAEPARG, from the coding sequence ATGTCGACTGCCTCTAGCAAACGCTACGCCCCCGCTCTCAATCCCACGACAACCACGCTGGTGATCATCGCCGGCGCGCTCGTTCTGAGCGCCGCGATGGGCATCCGGCAGACCTTCGGCCTGTTCATCGGGCCGTTCTCGTTCGATCGCGGCGTACCCGTCACGCAGATCGCGTTCGCGATCGCGCTGCACAATCTCGTGTGGGGTTTCGCGCAGCCGTTCGCGGGCGCGGCCGCCGATCGCTACGGCTCGGCGCCGGTCGTCGCGTTCGGCGCGACGACGTTCGCGGCCGGCCTCGGGATCGCGGCCGTCGCGCCAGGCGGTGCGCTGCTGATCGTCGGCATGGGGCTGCTGGTCGGCATCGGCGTCAGTTGCACGACGTTTGGCGTGGTGCTGCCGGCGGTCGGCCGCATCGCGTCGCCCGAAAAACGCAGTGTCGCGATGGGACTCGTCAGCGCCGGCGGCTCCGTGGGGCAGGTGCTGATGGTGCCGCTCGTGCAGGTGGTCCGGCTGCATGGCGGCATCGCGACGTCGCTCGTCGTGCTCGCGTTCGTGATGCTGCTGGTCGCGCCGCTCGGCATCGTGCTCGACCGCCGCAATCCGGCACGCGCGGCCGGCCAGCTTCAGGACTCAACGGAGGAAAAAGCCGTGCCGCTGCGCGAGGTGCTCGCGCAGGCCACGCGCCATCGCGGCTATCTGCTGCTGACGCTCGGCTTTTTCACCTGCGGCTTCCAGCTCGCGTTTATCGCGACGCATCTGCCCGAATATCTGACGCTGTGCCATATGCCGCTCGGACTCGGCGCGACCGCGCTCGCGCTGATCGGGCTGTTCAATATGGCCGGCAGTTGGGCATGCGGCTGGCTGGGCGGCCGGTATCGTCAGCATCATGTGCTCGGCTGGCTGTACGTGGTCCGCAGCGTAACGATCGGCGCGTTTTTCCTGCTGCCGAAAAGCCCGACCTCCGTAGTGATTTTCGCGGCGGTGATGGGGCTCACATGGCTCGGCACCGTGCCGCTGACGAGCGGACTCGTCGCCAAAGTGTTCGGCACGCGCCATCTCGGCACGCTGTTCGGCATATGCTTTCTGAGCCATCAGATCGGCTCGTTTCTCGGCGCGTGGCTCGGCGGCCTCGTGTTCGATCTGACCGGCTCGTATGCGTTGCTGTGGGACGCAACGGTCATCGCCGGCCTGATGGCCGCGATGCTGCACTTTCCGATCAACGATACGGCGGTGCGAACCGGCGCGCCGCATGCGGAACCCGCGCGCGGCTAA